One window from the genome of Metabacillus flavus encodes:
- a CDS encoding glycosyltransferase, whose protein sequence is MKIAILAPANNVHTKKWLDFYNNKGYQVLNISFDSHTDHEDRSQWPNVQTHYLKLKFSNKLSYFLTVPEIKKQLQSFQPDILHSHYVSSYGLVGAMTNFHPYMISVWGMDIYDFPKEGKLNTYMVKYALSKADVIGSTSHVMKEVTAQYTDKHIDVTPFGVDMEKFKPMPNRKPDDKVTFGIVKTMAEKYGIRYLLEAYAELKQMVPPQAFEMTNLEIVGPGPKLEEYQALAKKLGIDSQTVFHGRVPHARVPELINSFDVFFVPSTLDSESFGVAAVEAQACEVPVVVANVGGLPEVVKDGETGFIVPTKNSTALAEKMKLFIEEPELGIEMGKKGRQHVLSLYRWEENAELMSDIYDRTLERR, encoded by the coding sequence ATGAAGATTGCCATTTTAGCTCCAGCAAATAACGTCCACACGAAAAAGTGGCTGGATTTTTACAATAACAAAGGATATCAAGTTTTAAATATCAGCTTTGACAGCCACACCGATCATGAGGATCGTTCCCAGTGGCCTAACGTACAAACTCATTATTTGAAGCTGAAATTTTCCAACAAGCTTTCTTATTTTCTGACTGTACCGGAAATTAAGAAGCAGCTGCAGAGTTTTCAGCCTGATATTCTGCATAGCCATTACGTATCCAGCTATGGCCTGGTTGGTGCTATGACCAACTTCCATCCATACATGATTTCTGTATGGGGCATGGATATATATGATTTTCCAAAAGAGGGCAAACTGAATACATACATGGTGAAATATGCTTTAAGCAAGGCTGATGTCATCGGTTCAACTAGCCATGTCATGAAAGAAGTGACGGCACAGTATACGGACAAGCATATCGACGTGACCCCGTTCGGAGTGGACATGGAAAAATTCAAACCGATGCCAAACCGCAAGCCCGATGATAAAGTAACATTTGGGATTGTAAAAACGATGGCAGAAAAATACGGAATCCGTTATTTGCTTGAGGCTTACGCGGAGCTTAAGCAAATGGTGCCGCCACAAGCCTTCGAAATGACCAATCTGGAAATTGTCGGACCGGGTCCGAAGCTTGAAGAATACCAGGCTCTTGCGAAAAAGCTTGGCATTGATTCACAAACTGTTTTCCACGGAAGAGTCCCGCATGCAAGAGTACCGGAGCTGATTAATTCCTTCGATGTTTTCTTTGTGCCATCAACACTGGACAGCGAAAGCTTTGGAGTTGCGGCTGTTGAAGCTCAAGCCTGCGAGGTTCCGGTTGTCGTTGCGAACGTCGGCGGATTACCTGAGGTCGTTAAGGACGGAGAAACGGGCTTTATCGTTCCTACGAAAAACAGCACAGCGCTGGCTGAAAAAATGAAGCTATTTATTGAAGAGCCAGAGCTTGGAATCGAGATGGGCAAAAAGGGAAGACAGCATGTCCTTTCACTATACCGCTGGGAAGAAAATGCGGAGCTCATGTCAGACATATACGACAGAACATTAGAAAGAAGGTAA
- a CDS encoding glycosyltransferase codes for MKHAIVYFPYELQKNPKSGSGVRPKRLVEAFTRYGEKENLEIVVISGQSKVRKERIREYLGNHDVKDAVFCYMENSTMPFWLTDKDHVPRGIGLDFPFWKKLKENSVPIGCFYRDVYWQFDDMYVPPFGYKFLTPVMRNIYRRELSTYHKVVDKMYLPSLEMNRFVKWEKDFDELPPGMEQVPAVEHTSSSVPTAVYVGGITDTVGILTMLEAFSLLNEGGVKVKLEFICREGEFKKYPEVQKFQNEPWISIQHLSGDELKEVYKKADLALIPREKNTYHDFAMPVKLFEYLSYSLPIVATNCDAHARFLQDNLFGIVSTVDKQDFAEAVHQALKPEVHQELVRSIQEHAFEKNSWDARVQKVVHDLTAIRK; via the coding sequence ATGAAACACGCCATCGTCTACTTTCCATATGAGCTTCAAAAAAACCCGAAAAGCGGTTCGGGAGTCCGGCCAAAACGATTAGTGGAAGCCTTTACCCGTTACGGGGAAAAAGAAAATCTTGAAATAGTCGTCATCTCAGGCCAATCAAAGGTCCGTAAAGAACGGATTCGTGAATACCTGGGAAATCACGATGTAAAAGATGCTGTATTCTGCTACATGGAAAACAGTACAATGCCTTTCTGGCTGACAGATAAGGACCATGTTCCGCGCGGAATTGGATTGGATTTTCCTTTCTGGAAAAAGCTAAAGGAAAACAGCGTTCCGATTGGCTGTTTCTACCGTGACGTCTACTGGCAGTTTGATGATATGTACGTACCGCCGTTCGGTTATAAATTTTTAACCCCGGTTATGAGAAATATTTACAGAAGAGAGCTCAGCACGTATCATAAAGTAGTGGATAAAATGTATCTTCCTTCATTAGAAATGAACCGCTTTGTAAAGTGGGAAAAGGACTTCGACGAACTTCCGCCTGGGATGGAACAGGTCCCTGCCGTGGAGCATACCTCTAGCTCCGTACCAACCGCTGTTTATGTAGGCGGTATTACTGACACAGTTGGAATTTTAACGATGCTTGAAGCGTTCAGTCTGTTAAATGAAGGCGGAGTGAAAGTTAAGCTTGAGTTTATTTGCCGTGAGGGTGAATTTAAAAAGTACCCTGAGGTGCAAAAATTCCAGAATGAGCCTTGGATTTCGATTCAGCATTTGTCCGGGGACGAATTGAAGGAAGTTTACAAAAAGGCAGATCTTGCATTGATCCCGAGAGAAAAGAATACGTATCATGATTTTGCCATGCCGGTTAAATTATTTGAATATCTTTCCTACAGCCTGCCGATTGTTGCGACAAACTGTGATGCTCATGCAAGGTTCCTTCAAGATAATCTATTCGGAATCGTATCAACAGTAGACAAGCAGGATTTTGCAGAGGCCGTTCATCAAGCATTAAAACCGGAAGTTCATCAGGAGCTCGTCCGATCCATCCAGGAACATGCATTTGAAAAAAACAGCTGGGATGCACGAGTTCAGAAGGTTGTTCACGATCTGACAGCCATCCGCAAATAA
- a CDS encoding NAD-dependent epimerase/dehydratase family protein, producing the protein MKVLVTGGCGFIGSHIVDLLVQEQHDVMVVDDLSTGKQQNVNQKAQYMVSSINAPEFDAAVEKFRPDAIIHQAAQVSVPRSIDNPFKDEEINIRGSLSVIESAKKHGVRKIVFASSAAVYGNPEYLPVDVDHPTKPMAPYGVSKFSVEKYLQMAHSLYGIDYTILRYGNVYGPRQDALGEGGVIAIFAEALSRGEAPFIFGDGEQTRDFVYVGDVAQANVKALTSGDNKILNVSSGDKITIKELFFLMNEISGNSLEPIFKEERSGDIRDSVLSNSDTILALDWNAEVNLPQGLANTLEFYKSASK; encoded by the coding sequence ATGAAAGTTTTAGTAACGGGTGGCTGCGGGTTCATTGGCTCGCATATCGTGGATTTATTAGTGCAGGAACAGCACGACGTTATGGTTGTGGATGATCTTAGCACAGGCAAACAGCAAAATGTAAATCAAAAAGCTCAATATATGGTAAGCAGCATCAACGCACCTGAGTTTGACGCGGCGGTTGAGAAATTCAGACCGGATGCCATCATTCACCAGGCAGCACAGGTAAGTGTACCGCGTTCGATTGATAATCCTTTTAAGGATGAAGAAATCAACATCCGCGGTTCACTTTCAGTGATTGAGAGCGCAAAAAAACACGGCGTCCGCAAAATTGTTTTTGCTTCGTCAGCAGCTGTTTACGGAAATCCGGAATACCTTCCGGTCGATGTGGATCACCCAACGAAGCCTATGGCTCCATATGGGGTTTCCAAGTTTTCCGTTGAAAAATACCTGCAGATGGCGCACAGCCTGTACGGAATTGATTACACCATTCTCCGTTATGGAAACGTGTACGGTCCACGCCAGGACGCACTCGGTGAAGGCGGCGTTATTGCGATTTTTGCAGAGGCTCTATCGCGCGGAGAGGCACCGTTTATCTTTGGAGACGGAGAGCAGACCCGTGACTTCGTATATGTAGGGGACGTTGCGCAAGCTAATGTGAAAGCATTAACGAGCGGCGATAATAAAATCTTAAACGTTTCTTCTGGTGATAAAATTACGATTAAGGAACTGTTCTTTCTCATGAACGAAATTTCGGGAAACAGTCTTGAACCGATTTTTAAAGAAGAGCGCAGCGGTGATATTCGGGATAGCGTGCTATCTAACAGCGACACCATTTTGGCCCTTGATTGGAATGCCGAGGTCAACTTGCCTCAGGGTCTTGCCAACACATTGGAATTTTATAAAAGTGCATCAAAATGA
- a CDS encoding sugar transferase yields the protein MAINRAESNLYRKYQSVAYAQTAEINPKRTAYNEYGKRIADVILAMIGLILSSPIVLITMLAIKLESPGAALFFQERVGLKGHKFNVIKLRSMRTDAEKNGAQWASKNDPRVTKIGAFIRKTRIDELPQFYNVLRGDMSLIGPRPERPMFAESFEREIPGFSQRLGVKPGLTGWAQVNGGYDITPKEKLQHDLYYISNMSFALDLKIIFKTIRVIFTGEGAR from the coding sequence GTGGCGATTAATCGGGCAGAGTCCAATTTGTATCGTAAGTATCAATCCGTTGCCTACGCACAAACAGCAGAAATAAACCCGAAAAGAACAGCATATAACGAATACGGAAAACGAATTGCAGATGTCATTTTAGCAATGATCGGCCTAATACTTTCAAGCCCAATCGTTTTAATTACCATGCTTGCAATCAAGCTGGAATCCCCTGGTGCGGCACTTTTTTTCCAAGAGCGCGTCGGTTTGAAGGGACATAAATTTAACGTAATCAAGCTTCGTTCAATGAGAACGGACGCTGAAAAGAACGGGGCCCAATGGGCATCAAAAAATGATCCGCGTGTAACGAAAATCGGAGCATTTATCCGTAAAACACGAATTGACGAGCTTCCACAGTTCTATAACGTCCTTAGAGGCGATATGAGTCTGATTGGTCCAAGACCGGAACGCCCAATGTTTGCGGAGTCCTTTGAACGTGAAATTCCCGGTTTTTCTCAGCGCCTTGGCGTTAAACCAGGCTTAACAGGCTGGGCCCAGGTAAATGGAGGCTATGATATTACTCCTAAAGAAAAGCTTCAGCACGATTTGTACTACATCTCAAACATGAGTTTTGCACTTGATCTGAAAATTATCTTCAAAACAATACGTGTCATCTTTACTGGTGAAGGCGCTAGATAA
- a CDS encoding S8 family peptidase, which yields MRKPLKKALSGIVTAALIFSALPGVSAAAVEKGPKSEAAIKELLKQHQGKQGKKSSVKKEKDQQFADKTLMIKYKTPISAQAHQRAGGKLIQRVAALGYDIVQVNGKISMEDAAKNYASMPGVSSISKSALLKQAGGPDLKASSMYHLNTLNIPETSKLAGKNKVRVAVVDTGVDAKHPELKNKIKGNKNVMNPAQNGLVDVHGTHVSGIIAAEKNNGAGGYGINPNADILSIDVFNRSFFANDYTVAQGILTAIEQKAQVINLSLSSWFPSPIIEDAVRKAIDANITVVAAAGNSGMNMQEYPASFEGVIAVGSTNSKNKLSSYSTFGPSVDVVAPGEDVYSTLFDFEKGSSYGKMSGTSMSSPAVAGVVSLMLSKNPKLTPYQINYILNKTAKDLGTKGYDISYGNGLIDPVAALKYDVKKVPANPKLPADKKLGAAKNVAAEDGKANTVSGSFKKMNQTDLYKLNVKKGDFVQTKLTGSANYDYVLGLEFYKGEETKAASTQKINDQGENGTEGTLFEAREDGVLLVSVKDAYGNYSEADLSKYELMIEKRSTKLEDTNTMEAPEKVSVLPYRSEKPFYFTDESAETPPAGEDTKGEGQEENPSKPNLKGDSDFFTFKTGEVKAGEMIKFALSAVPGIDSNLKISLMVEEQGNKFPMEIGMTDTKGPGQGEEAIFQASPNSEYVIEVANKPSMDAWIWMMMSGEQVIDLDRNFSSHLPYEVLLSSQVIEADEDNFPERREGSAEGEKPLSAVDSIKRSEMMEDDFSPIDSFEEYIERVLSSALPYQAGSTSKGYIQYMGDEDWYAFTPDEHAVYDFTFANGRESNVPAMEIYRYDEKSKDLIPLAANVQMTENGYGPAAKYEAGLKKGQTYYLKMADINYQASIYPYEFTAKATHKNIADKYETNDDYAQAAATGLTSVEGNFSSIGDMDMFYFKPAASGLYGYAIQPMPEKIMGSKVSENLKAAIDPVIVMIEDTNGNGKLEPEEEGNFIISDYGFDNDPEAGSLAGKKGKGYFAVAFNYWGDRTTLVPYKLTISKMGGKDEDSGSVVKKGIPSKPASLKNGSAKGYFHSPKDSDTYKLVLSKEKKLTATLKTPFGTDGKVTVFDSKGKAIWTADQYGTGDSELFKLSLKKGTYYVKVEEAMNRVSMSPYELTIK from the coding sequence GTGAGAAAACCATTAAAAAAGGCATTAAGCGGAATTGTAACAGCAGCACTCATCTTCAGTGCGCTGCCGGGAGTATCTGCGGCGGCCGTTGAAAAAGGGCCGAAATCAGAAGCTGCCATTAAAGAACTGTTGAAACAGCATCAAGGGAAACAGGGGAAAAAAAGCAGTGTAAAAAAAGAAAAAGATCAGCAGTTTGCGGATAAAACTTTAATGATTAAATACAAAACACCGATTTCCGCTCAGGCTCACCAGCGTGCTGGAGGAAAGCTCATCCAGCGGGTAGCGGCACTTGGTTATGATATTGTTCAGGTGAACGGAAAGATATCCATGGAGGATGCTGCGAAAAACTATGCATCGATGCCTGGAGTTTCATCTATTTCTAAAAGCGCTTTACTGAAACAAGCAGGAGGGCCGGATCTTAAGGCGTCTTCGATGTATCACCTAAATACACTGAACATCCCGGAAACGTCAAAATTGGCTGGGAAAAATAAAGTGCGGGTAGCGGTCGTTGACACGGGCGTGGATGCGAAGCACCCGGAACTGAAAAATAAGATAAAAGGCAATAAAAATGTGATGAATCCTGCCCAAAACGGGTTAGTTGACGTTCATGGAACTCATGTTTCAGGGATTATTGCTGCTGAGAAGAACAATGGAGCTGGCGGATACGGCATCAACCCAAATGCAGACATTCTTTCGATCGACGTATTTAACCGTTCCTTTTTTGCTAATGATTACACCGTGGCACAGGGAATTCTTACAGCCATTGAACAAAAGGCTCAAGTCATCAATCTCTCTTTGAGTTCCTGGTTCCCATCTCCAATCATCGAGGATGCCGTCCGAAAAGCGATTGATGCCAACATTACCGTCGTTGCGGCAGCTGGAAACAGCGGAATGAATATGCAGGAATACCCGGCATCCTTCGAAGGGGTTATCGCAGTTGGAAGCACAAACAGTAAGAATAAGCTTTCCAGCTATTCTACATTTGGTCCGTCCGTCGACGTGGTTGCGCCAGGAGAGGATGTGTACTCCACCCTTTTTGATTTTGAAAAAGGCTCCTCCTACGGAAAAATGAGCGGAACGTCCATGTCGTCGCCGGCAGTAGCGGGTGTCGTTTCTTTAATGCTCAGCAAAAATCCAAAGCTTACACCGTATCAGATTAATTACATTTTAAACAAAACAGCGAAGGACCTTGGGACGAAAGGGTATGACATCTCTTACGGAAACGGCCTGATTGATCCGGTTGCTGCTTTGAAATACGATGTGAAAAAGGTTCCGGCCAACCCGAAACTCCCGGCAGATAAAAAGCTCGGTGCTGCAAAAAATGTAGCTGCGGAGGATGGGAAAGCAAATACGGTCTCCGGCTCCTTTAAGAAAATGAATCAAACGGATCTCTACAAGCTGAATGTCAAAAAGGGCGACTTTGTTCAAACCAAGTTGACCGGATCTGCGAATTATGACTATGTTCTTGGTCTTGAGTTTTATAAGGGAGAGGAAACAAAGGCTGCTTCCACTCAAAAAATCAATGATCAAGGGGAAAATGGAACGGAAGGAACGCTATTTGAAGCAAGAGAAGATGGTGTCCTGTTAGTGTCTGTTAAAGATGCATACGGCAACTATAGCGAGGCTGATCTCTCCAAGTATGAACTGATGATTGAAAAACGCAGTACGAAGCTTGAGGACACGAATACGATGGAAGCACCTGAAAAGGTTTCAGTCCTTCCTTATAGATCGGAAAAACCTTTTTACTTCACAGATGAGTCGGCTGAAACGCCTCCAGCAGGTGAAGACACTAAAGGCGAAGGGCAGGAAGAAAATCCTTCAAAGCCAAACCTCAAGGGAGACAGCGATTTCTTTACATTTAAAACCGGAGAAGTCAAAGCAGGGGAAATGATAAAATTTGCTTTGTCAGCTGTCCCGGGAATTGATTCAAATCTGAAAATCTCTTTGATGGTTGAGGAACAAGGCAATAAATTCCCAATGGAAATTGGAATGACGGATACGAAAGGGCCGGGACAAGGGGAAGAGGCGATCTTCCAGGCAAGCCCGAACAGCGAGTACGTCATTGAGGTGGCGAATAAGCCAAGTATGGATGCGTGGATCTGGATGATGATGAGCGGAGAACAGGTCATTGACCTGGATCGTAATTTCTCCTCCCACCTTCCATATGAAGTTCTCTTATCCAGTCAGGTAATAGAGGCGGATGAAGATAACTTCCCTGAAAGAAGAGAGGGTTCCGCTGAAGGGGAAAAACCATTGAGTGCGGTGGACTCCATTAAAAGAAGTGAAATGATGGAAGATGATTTTTCTCCAATTGATTCCTTTGAGGAGTATATTGAGCGTGTATTAAGCAGCGCCCTTCCTTACCAGGCAGGAAGCACGTCAAAAGGATACATTCAGTACATGGGAGATGAGGATTGGTATGCATTCACCCCTGACGAACATGCGGTTTATGATTTTACGTTTGCGAACGGAAGGGAATCCAATGTTCCGGCGATGGAGATCTACCGGTACGATGAAAAATCGAAAGATCTTATTCCGCTAGCTGCAAACGTCCAGATGACGGAAAATGGCTACGGACCTGCTGCTAAATATGAAGCAGGCTTGAAAAAGGGACAAACCTACTATTTGAAAATGGCAGATATCAATTATCAGGCTTCAATCTATCCGTATGAATTTACGGCTAAAGCGACACATAAAAACATAGCTGATAAATATGAAACAAATGATGACTACGCTCAAGCGGCGGCAACTGGCTTAACCTCTGTTGAAGGAAACTTCTCTTCAATTGGCGATATGGATATGTTTTATTTCAAACCGGCAGCGAGCGGTCTGTATGGATATGCCATTCAGCCGATGCCAGAGAAAATCATGGGCTCAAAAGTCTCTGAAAACCTTAAGGCTGCCATTGACCCTGTAATAGTCATGATTGAAGACACCAATGGAAACGGAAAGCTTGAGCCAGAAGAGGAAGGCAATTTTATAATTTCAGACTACGGCTTCGATAACGACCCTGAGGCGGGCTCACTCGCAGGGAAAAAAGGAAAAGGCTACTTTGCAGTGGCGTTTAATTACTGGGGAGACCGAACAACACTTGTTCCTTACAAACTAACCATTTCCAAGATGGGCGGGAAGGATGAGGACAGCGGCTCTGTTGTGAAAAAAGGAATCCCTAGCAAGCCTGCTTCCCTGAAGAACGGATCAGCAAAAGGCTACTTCCACTCACCAAAGGACTCTGATACGTATAAGCTCGTTCTATCAAAAGAAAAAAAACTGACGGCAACTCTCAAAACACCATTTGGAACAGATGGCAAGGTAACCGTTTTTGATTCAAAAGGAAAAGCAATATGGACGGCTGACCAATACGGTACAGGAGATTCCGAGCTGTTCAAACTTAGTCTTAAAAAAGGAACATACTACGTGAAGGTAGAAGAAGCGATGAACCGGGTAAGTATGTCTCCTTATGAACTAACCATTAAATAA
- a CDS encoding LytR family transcriptional regulator, translating to MRAKKQNKKRKTWLWVTLSIIGVLLLGAGLYAGYLVKRTNDTVANIQEEVKIEKTKPVVNLEKKDPISILLMGVDERKGDSGRSDSLIYMTVNPNKKEMHMVSIPRDTRTEIVGNNTTDKINHAYAFGGTSMAIATVQKFLGVDVDYFVKVNMESFKQIVDTVGGIEINNHLAFTYEKETFEKGPITLNGEQALKYSRMRYEDPDGDFGRQLRQRKVIEAVIAKGANVQSITKFGDMLSVVENNVKTNLSFDNMWDMVSNYRDASSKMVQHSIEGKDTKIDGVYYLEVPEEARTALTKELQESLDITPSTASSN from the coding sequence TTGAGAGCGAAAAAACAGAATAAAAAACGGAAAACGTGGCTATGGGTCACTCTTTCTATCATCGGGGTTTTACTTCTTGGAGCAGGTTTGTACGCGGGTTATTTGGTTAAACGCACAAATGATACCGTTGCCAATATTCAGGAAGAGGTCAAAATTGAAAAGACAAAACCTGTTGTGAACCTGGAAAAGAAGGATCCCATTTCTATCCTGCTCATGGGCGTGGATGAACGAAAAGGGGATTCAGGACGCTCTGATTCTCTTATATACATGACCGTAAACCCGAATAAAAAAGAAATGCATATGGTCAGCATCCCAAGGGATACGAGAACGGAAATTGTCGGCAACAATACGACCGACAAAATTAACCATGCCTATGCATTCGGCGGTACATCCATGGCAATTGCTACTGTTCAGAAATTTCTTGGAGTAGACGTAGATTACTTTGTTAAAGTGAACATGGAAAGCTTTAAGCAGATTGTTGATACAGTGGGCGGCATTGAAATCAACAACCATCTTGCTTTCACCTATGAAAAAGAAACCTTTGAAAAAGGTCCGATTACACTGAATGGCGAGCAGGCACTTAAATATTCGAGGATGAGGTATGAGGATCCGGATGGCGATTTCGGCCGTCAGCTTCGTCAGCGTAAAGTGATTGAAGCGGTTATTGCCAAGGGAGCCAATGTTCAGTCAATTACTAAATTCGGCGATATGCTGAGTGTCGTCGAAAACAATGTAAAAACAAACCTTTCCTTTGATAATATGTGGGACATGGTTTCAAATTACCGGGATGCGAGCAGCAAAATGGTTCAGCATTCCATTGAAGGAAAAGATACAAAAATCGATGGTGTTTATTACCTTGAGGTTCCAGAAGAAGCACGCACAGCCTTAACAAAAGAACTGCAGGAGAGCCTGGACATCACACCAAGCACAGCCAGCAGCAACTAA